In Xiphophorus maculatus strain JP 163 A chromosome 9, X_maculatus-5.0-male, whole genome shotgun sequence, the genomic window AACTGTGCAAAGGGTGATGCAAAGACTTCAATAAAAATCGGCTACTTTCCATCTTTGCTAGTTGGCTGGCATTGTCCTTTGATGTCCTGCAGTGATATTAAATTGCAATTATAAAACATTAGTAGTTCAGtagaaaatatgtggaaaactAATCTCTCTGTATGGGGATATTCATTAAGGGCTATTTATTGCATATGCAGCAACATCCAAACagtgctaatgttgaaaaatgcACAATTCATTGCTGTTATCACATCTATGGATACACCGAAGAAGACTGACATATATGCCTTTGCACGGTGCAGCCAATTATTTCCTTCTCCAAGCGAGTACTGCTGTGCTGACTTTCAAATACTGACATCTTTGGCAACAGcgtttgaagatttttttcccccctccatcACCTTCACACTCTAAAAGGAGAAAAGCGGTTCTTCATCAAGTGCAAGTCTTTCGAATCAAGTCATTCTAATCACCCTTTACACATCCAGAGTTTTTACtacaaataacttaaaaactGCACTTTTAGTTTCCTTTTGTCCATCACTCCTGTTGTCAAACTCTAAAAATCACACGgtcaacaagaaaaataagctGCAGAGTTAAAAGCCaggagatgaaaatgaaaaaaaaagaatcatacTCAATACATCGAGTTCTCTTTGGTTCATTAGCCACATGAGTTCATTGGAAATATAATAAAGCATTACACTCACATGTACATAAAGAGTACCCATGTCAACCTTTAGCATGTTTACTTGAAAAAGAAGGGTAAAAACAAGCAGATGTTTGTCACCACAGGGATTTTTTCCTCCTTACTTGTGTTCAAAGATCTGCTAAACCTGTTTAATTAGAAACAAGAAAGATAGCAGATTCTTGAAAAGCTGTAATAGCATGCTGGTGCTTCCTGTGTGCTCTTTAATTCTTTTCATGCTTGACAAAGACAGATCTGAAACCTCGCAGCTCCATAATCCTTTGTCTTGTGAACTCATTTTCTAAGTTGCTAATATTAACATAGTCACATTACCTTAATGAGAGGAGCAACAACTTGTCTCCAAGATGTGTGTCTTCCTACtactattttatattttagatccCACTGTTccaaattttgaaaacattataAAATTCCCAATTTCACCATAAAACTATAAGATTATAAGAACTTCTTTAAAAAGTAAGTAATTTATTGTATCATTGAAAATGTACATTACTTCTTTGTAACGTAGTATttcataaaacaagaaattatttttctacataCTGGTTGGTGgattataaatataaaagagGACTCAAAGGACAGTATGatcacactgtaaaaaaaaacggcctcattttacggtaaaaaactggcagctgagtTGCCAGAAGTTTACCGTCTTTATACGGTAAAAGTCTGGCAACCAaaactgccagttttttaccgtatttctaaaatacggtaaaattctggcaaccaaagctgccagttttttaccgtatttctaaaatacggtaaaattctggcaaccacagctgccagttttttaccgtatttgctaaatgcaggattttaccgtatttttgaaatacggtaaaattctggcaaccacagctgccagttttttaccgtatttgctaaatgcaggattttaccgtatttttaaaatacggtaaaattctggcaaccacagctgccagtttgtcaccgtattttgtacatgcaggattttaccgtatttttaatatacggtaaaataccgtacttcctaaaatattttaaaaaaaataaaatgtggttttgccgTAGTAAATACGGTCATGCTGACTGAGGCATAATATCTacatgagtgaaaaacacatccagactgtatgatatattgacattttattgtaaaccctcccccccaaaaaaaacttatggtaAATTACTGGTCTCTGTTCCtaccagaattttaccatacAAATTATAGTACAACAACCAAGGAAGTGTAACTTGTCAAGCATTTCTATAcagaaagttataaagaaaataatttctaattaaacaaaaatacagattacgagtaatccacttaaagaaacaatttctatttaaaaagtcaagttaaaaaaagaactgattctattttatgtccagtttcctcacggtattactgagatctggaaaacaaaaacaaaacaaacagtatgtgtccacataagagataacatattgtagaagacaaaatggtgataaaaggattcttgttctgggttgagaGTCACAAGTCGCTGAGATCAGACGTTGCTCAGGATGGTTGTAGTCTTCCCAGTCACAGGTTGAAATTGAGACTCGCATGTTGTCAATCgggtgtttcctctctgctggaaaacaaaaagaaaaagttagaaagatgcactacatgaacatcttattcgcttaaatgtttgtttcacctttgtTGACTTGCATATGGACACAGGTACTTCAACCAGGTGGTGtgatcatttctgactgaaaattcagtagttaaacctttgtttgttgtcaacaGGTGTGATCCTCTGGTCTGCAAccagacaaaatacacaaacaaaaaacaaataaaaacaaatataactgttTTAGGCAATTTATGAAATAGATACTCACCATTTATCTGAGTCTCATGAAGGCCAATAGGTTGTCTTCAACCATTTATGTAAGTTACATTTCCTGCAAGctagcagaaacaaagctgtaaatgtgaacacttttcatacaggcaaacaaattgatacagctgagacaatttatgctaggttagtttttctcagtcacttttggtgcatttctcgagtcattgttggcatttacaaaacagtaagcgcatttctcaaaacaatttgtagaaacaggaaaaatagcatttgtttgctttcaaaatccttagttcagctcttaaaatcctgtctgttaacatatcagtgactcaaaataataagttataGTCTCTCTATGTACAGATAAGACAGTCAAATCGATTAGTCATGAGAAGAGACTACAAAAGGATCATTTacgccagtgtttctcaaccctggtcctcaacgcccccctgctctgcatgttttagatgtgcctctactccagaacagctgattcaaatgattggatgacaatcaagtactgcagaagcttgTTAATCATCCAGAGATACaattcaggtgtgtggcagaagggaaatacctaaacctgcaggacagggtgacgctgaagaccaggattgagaaacactgatttacgcttttgctataatttattcatggaccatgccatggtgattcagaaagaaaaagacagaaatgcagagaacaaaaaaagtagaaaaggagcCACAGGACAATCTCCTCAAGGAAAACTGTACAGTGCTgtagaaattacattacattttaatttccatagtCACTTTGTTCCTTAACTCCACTGAGGaatcttttttcctcagtgGGGTTAAGGAATGAACAGTAGGGTGGGAGGACCTCcatcagcatcatgttgtgggtctCAGCCATGTCCTGATGTTGGACTGATGGAAACTGGCAGATGTCCTCAGCCTcttctgactcttcttctgctttcctcccaactatttcctcctcagcctcactcctcttcttctctctggctgTTCACTCTGCCCAGATACTTGTTCATCAGTTCTCAGACATgtaacattgtgttgtgttctgactATATAGAGCATAATGTTGCCAACTGATGGTTCACAAGATGCACCTccaatctgtttcagaaaactggttgatcGTTGGTTGAGCTAATGGTTCATACACTGACCTGTTAGAGAAACTCAGGACTCACTTGGGAGCAATTTACCAATTcaggacagatttagaaaataatagaatataaattaattaatatatgatTCACATTATGACAACTTTAAGACTTATGCATGTTAAGACTTACACAATGAACTGATGCTATTTTGGAAGTTGAGAATTCAACACAGACACGTTGTTGTCCTGTTGTCCTcattttctgtatacaccctttATCCtccgggtcaaaatgacccgtctTCAATAAACCCCCAATATAAGcagcttaattgaattttaaacaccaaattctATCTTGTATATTGTCACTcaccacaaaatgtgtgaatacttgacttttccctctccacttgaatttctatagcttaagaaaaaaaatgtgcaaaatgagtttcgaatgcatttttattcatcacagtgactaattttcttttacttttctccagtgaacaagaggatgtacaatacaaaaatatgaaaaataacataacccATTCAACTAATTGGCACATGTAGGGCAGTATGCAAGTGCACAGCCTTTGCAGATATATTTCttacacctgcagcacacagtatgtgttttacagtctgaGGGCAGAACTGACATCTCTTCCTCTTACTTGGCTTAGCTGAGGAAGTGGCTGTGGTAGATGGATCCTCAGgttgatcaggagctgctgcactctGAATAGCTTTCACAACTGCTGCTGAGGCTTCTGTGTGGGGGACATGCTTCCTTCTTTCAATGAGTGGAGTTACAAGTGCCTTTCCTAGCTGCTCCAGGAACACCCTCTTCTTGTTGTGCTTATGAGACATCCAGGTTGGGTTGATCTCTATCCAAATCACAAAGGCATTGTAGGAGGACACATCAATGATGTTGTGGAAGATGACCAGGGGCCAGCGGGCAGTCATTCTTCTGCAGCTATATGCTCCAATCACCTTATCTAGGTTGTCCACACCTCCTTTGTTTCGGTTTTATTCCAGGATGATGATTGGCTTCCTGTCCTCACGGTCACTAATGTCGCCGTCTTTGTGCAGTGTGCTCAGAAGAactacattcttgtttttctttgggaggtAGGAAACTAGAGTGGTGGTGGGTGTGAAGGCAAACTTTGAGGAGAAGACCTCTCTCTCCTTTGACCCAAGCAGTGCAGGTGGGAGCTCAGGCTTGTTCTTTTGAACTGTACCAACCATGGTGATCTTCCTCTTCAGGAGCTGCTGTCCGAGTTCATAAGAGTTGAAGAAATTGTCACATGTCACATTGTGACCCCTCAGTCCCTCTGTCACATCAAGCACAACTCGCAACCCCTGGTTCTTCTCTGGGCATCCACTGGTTGACTTCCCAGTATAGACTTGCATTTTCCAAGCATAGCTTGATTCAGAAGCCACCCATGACTTGATCCCATATTTTGCTGGCTTGCTGGGCATATACTGCCGGAAAGGACAACAACCTTTGGACAAAAGACATTAGCATCAGTGATTAGTATCAGtgtcacagaaaacagtcaaagaaatcaatagtgaaaatcacttttattacaaatatgaaaacagattaccTCTAAATGGAACCAGTTGCTCATCCACTGTTACATCAGGCTCTGGATTGTAGAGGTAGGGCAACCGCTCCACCCACTTGTCCCATACCTCTCTTATGGCTGCAAGTTTGTCTGTCATACGTCTTGCTGGTCTTGATTCACGGTCATCAAATCGCATCAGTCTTGAGTAGGTGTGAAAGAGTTTGACTGGCATTGTGGCTCGGAAAATTGGCCTTCCACTCTCTGCTCACTTCTGCTACTGATTGATCTGAGACACAACtaaaactttgtaacattttatggtttgtaaataactctgtgaccttgatttcaactccatttgcctcacgggtcattttgacctgaagaccatctttgtacctttttttgtacagcttacatggaaatgagaataaaagcaacactgaactttttctatTGTCTGGGCCAATCtaggaaaagtcttaaaatctcaagttaaaaaaattacatttaggggattgtttgggggggggggggtttaacacagtggcgggtcattttgacccgaggacaacaggagggttaacatattttgatcaagacgataaaagcaaattacaattataaaaGCATAGAAGTGTACATAACCAGCTACATgatgtacaaaagcaaaacttgcaaaactaattcttttgatgtgcagaagtgacacagtaatttgaagattgaacaggtagttttaagaatttcaattctgttctgagagatgcacccaaactgagaaaagctgtaaaatattaatatttaaattctcttaTCTTCAAATCCTTCAACTGTCATGGACCCAGTGACTTTAGTGCAAGTATTTTGGGTGTGAGAGTCAAGaggtcaaaggaaaatattaaataatatctctGATGCCAAGCTTTATACTTCTAAGTATTACCAAAgtattgaaacaaaagctaacatgttcttcagagatttaacttgcatgcatgaacatttcacactcaaagtaattcaaattaattattgaaccaaacttggaaaaagttgcttctgccattaacaataactttaagCACATGTAGTCTGAAGTAGACCAGAAATATAATCTATGCAGCCGTTcctacagaaacattaatggaagtgttgcatctgtgaagattaaatgttccatatagtaaaaatatctagctgcagtgcatgtacataaacagcatggctcagaaactacacatttctttgtcagtTGGTTAAAGTTAGCTAACTTCAGTTGAAACCGTGAAAGGGACTCACCTGTGATGTGTTGCCCTTCTCCTCCTGAACgtgcaaaaatagcagaaatttgatttcaaagacaGTAGCAGCATCTTGACAAGGACCAGGCCTACTGGGCTCTCAGCACCCTAGTTAGCAACCTTAGTTAGCACAGTGACTTTACTGTGTTGAGTTCAGGACACCACTACAGGAACAGAGTTAAAAGAatcttgctgctgatgctgaaggatcaagcagcaatgcaaactagataattatttgtttacatgacaaataacagtctccatttactgtaaaccctactatttatcacaattacaaaatgaaaaactctctagaccaggggtccccaaactacggcctgCGTCATTTGGTCTGGCAATGCCGGATCTGGCCCGCCTCCTCATACCAGAGagcattcagtgtattttttcatatattgtattttctggtttgtggatttctcttcaaccaccagggggctcttgaGCAGATGTTAAACTAAATTTCCCTCAAATATATACTAGTCAGTCCCAGTCACCGTTTCACTCAcggttttttccatttccattctgggtaaaaatctaTCTAAAAGCGACCGCGAATGTGTCGTAGtcagcaaccccccccccccccccccccccccccgccgaCAATAAGTTTCTAAGGTATCTTTCTCCAAAAACTAAGACCGGCCCCCGAGCAGAGAAAGGAACAGCTATGTGGCCCTCGCAGgaaaaagtttggggacccctgctctagactaTTCTCTACTAATAGCACAATATTcaaaaccaagtgtgggatttgtgaaacttcaatgatGGGTGACTTTACAACTTGTATGATTTTGGATAACACTAGAATtgttctttattgaagtttcacaaatcagataaaggttttacaaatcccacacttggttttaaatattctgatatgagttgagaataatctagtccagatttgaagagtctaggtgttgtagttttttagctagagtaaattaaagatgctgattgcagtgaaaaattaggtggaattgccctttagccatttcccaaatTGGAAGCAGCaattggaaaccaacttcagcttcattcaaGCAAGAGGGGCTAACATACAGTTCTCTTAATGTTAATGATCAAATGCTCTCATAAATGATGGTGGCGTTGGCTGTAGGAGTTTGCTTTGCAATCGGTGGATCGCCAGATCGATGCCTGGTCTACTGctgagatttcagtttggtgtattaaaggcattattaaaaaagaaaccaaaatatcacaccagcattctgttctttgtaaaaaattattttgcagtcttgtttacgcttttacattgtagatctaaacatcagcaaaatttgtaattttggctgATTGCTACTGTTAAGTTTAGGGTAATTAACTGCtggcaatattacaattttttaagaactttacaattacttatatttttacactatatttctgtattttctacattcgtgactgtcacaattatttaggatatatgtttattcagttatgaTAATGCCATGTATTTTCTACGGCAGTATAATGCTGTGAATATTCTGGTCAGTAACTGCtggcattttacaattttttaccgtaaatttactgcctttctttgcagtttcgacttacggtagttccatgtaatttctacggtaatgcaatgtttttgggtacgacggtcaaaaactgttggtcttttaccatttcttaccgtaaatttactgactttctttgcagtttcgacttacggtagttccatgtaatttctacggtaatgcaatgtttttggatacgacggtcaaaaactgttggttttttacagttttgtaccgtaaatttactgactttttttacagtgcatacATTAAGTAACTGTTTAATCTATGAGCTTCGTTCAGGGTTTGTGCGCATGCGTGTCAGTGAGAGACCATTCTAATATAGAAtcattctttttgtttgttggtaTGTTTTTGAAAAGCCTGATACAAATTATTTAGGATTTCTCCTAAATGATTAGAAAGCTTTTAGTTCTTTATAGGACTAACAGTAAAACTGAGGcatatccaaatcattgcaaaagtattaatactcCTTgaaattttgcatgttttgtgaCATTGTATTTCAACATACGTTATTAGCATTTTATGTTACAAAGTGGTACACAACTGGGATGTGGAAGGGAAATTATAACTGGGTTAtctgattaaaaatacttttaaaaatctccTCTAGAGTTAGAATGGTCCCTTGGCATGATTTCTACTATCTATCATTGCAGTTCAGTAGTGCTATATTCCTCATAAATAAGCACACCCATAAAATTCAAACCAGTCACACAATAGTTTTGCATGGAAAGGGGGAAAACGTTCACCAGAGTGGTTGTGACAAgacaacacattctcactcccaactcgcTCCACAAGACAAGGCAGACAACATAAGCCTCAGAACAAAATTATGTGATTTTCGTCATGCAACTGCAACAATAAGAATTGATTTCAGGAGTTTGGATTGACCATGCAAAGCCCTTAAATTTAGTTGGGTGGCCATGTACGTTTTGAGTTGTGCCATATCCTTTCCACTTTCAAAAGATGGACTAAGCAGTGCTCCGAGAGATTTCCAAAGCTTACAATATTACTTCTAACCAAATCCTGACTTAAAAGGCTCCACATCTTCATCCTTAACCTCTTCGCTGTGTTCATTGTATGTTGTTTATTCACCAACATTCTCTAACAAAGTCCCaatgtttttccaaaacattttaatttatacaaaaattaaatcacatgcTGGTGGACTCTATCTACTTATCAGGTGAATTCCAAAGCATtggattttctttaatcttCTTCTTAATTCAACTTAATTCAATTTACTGCACTATTTTCCATTTGTGAGCTCATAtaggtttgttttaattatcttGTTCACAAAGTTGGACCTTCATTTCTTTGTGTACCGCTGTGACAATAAAGCTTGACAGTTCAATTGACCCTTAAGACTCATATTCATGCAACCTCTGTATTATGTGACCTTTAGTGATCCTTCAGCATTGGTGGTTTGAACTGGAAAGGTGAGCAAAATCAAAAAAGATGTCTGTACTGTCTAACACGGAAAAAGCCACAATCAGCTGAGATTAAATATTCAGGTATATCAGTATTGGTGGTGAGCGCCCCAATCCGGTAAACAGACACACACCAAGGACAAGGTTAATGGAGTTCAGGTGATTTTCATTTGGTGGTTATCAAAAATGTGAACTTGGAGCTCATCCTTGTGCCTCTGTAGTCAGTGACCCTCAGAAGCTGTTGTTGAAACGAGCTTCCTGAGATTCTAAAAGAATTccttagattttaatttaattaactgTTTTAGTCTGGTTATTGAGTATTTTCTCTTCTAACAGATAAGTTATACAAGGCAAAACAACATGTTTTACTTCAAGGTAATGAGTTTTTATGGGAAAATGTAAACTGAAAATCAACAATTGGAAATTTTAATGTAGATAAACCTTTCctctaaataaattattttcttttctaccagattaaaatttactttaattttgctCCCCTAACAATTTCAATGCCCGCCCACCTTTTATTCTGCTGCTACAGCACATGTCCTGGCCCCCTTGCCTATTCATGcaaatttctaatattgcacTGTTCTCTTGTTAGGCAATCGCTCTTACCTCTGCTGAAGTGACCCATTGTCCACCACTGGGAATGAACTGAGGATCAGCACTGATTATTTTATGAGACACTACTGTCCACCCACCTTTTTTACTTAATTACTTTGAAGTAATGGCCTCcaacaactttaaatatttcaccaaCTGTTGGCGTTAGTGCCCCCTGAGTTATAAAGAAAGTCAACTATGAAAAGGGAAGAGCCCGAGAGACAGAGGGAAAGACCAAGTACTAAAAAGATTTCGGACTTTGTCTGTATTTcgttttcaatatttaaaaggaTGTGCTGCTGTTGCCAGGATGCCCGAAAAAACCCTAAATAGAAGGATTAATCAACATTTGCACTTCACCATATTGAAGTCATTAGATTATTTGTGATGTGTTCATCTTCATCAAAACAATCTATTTCAAGCTATTTCTCTTCCTCCACTTGTGTCTAATATAGTCATTCcactgtgtgtttatttttgtttttaacacacATGACTCTGCATGTCTTGTGTTGCAGAGTGAAAGGCAGATGGGGGTCAACCAGGGTTCAGAAATCTCAGGCAGAGCTTTCCAGTAATGAGCACAGGGACAAATCCATAAGAATACAGAGCTCAAAAACCGAAGAAAAAAGCTTGACAGTATTGTTCTTCAAAGAACTTGTGGAGATAGGTGTTCCTCTGTTTGAATTCCTCATTTAGGAATAATGTAATTGCAAGGTGAATAGAGTAACTATTTTTTATACTAGCATGTAATTATGTAATGGGAGTATTTTGTTATTAGTGAGATTTTTGAGAAGTATTATAGTGCCTTGAATTTCTGCAAGatgaaattatatttcttaCAGAATCAGAAGTACACAAACATGCTtcactgttgttttctttaacctCACTTTGTCTTGAAATGCAGTAGTAATTCTATAGAAAAATGTGTGGCAAAAGCAGATATAGTATAGACTTTCCAGATTACTTCTGAAACATAGAAAAGTTGTTGTTGGTTAAGGATAATTTTACCCAATCTTTTGTCAGTTAACAGTGACAGTATGTTACACACATCACACATTGCTCTGTATTACTGTGGATTTGTCCTTGTGCTCATTATTGGAAACCTCTGCTTGAGATGTTTAAACTCTGCTCAACCCCAATTGATATTATGCTTTTGGTAACAACATTTCGCACTTTGTTTTATCCATTGTGTTTGTATAGCTTTTCTCAATTCCCAGTCTTTAAACTAGTATATGAACCTTAAACCCACCAAAACATGTTGAACTATGATGGTTATTCTAACAGTACTATGGAAgatatttaatattcatttttctGCAGAACATAAACCAGTTCCAACGTTGGAGTACTAAAAACCAATTGATTAACTCTGACTTGACTTCCTCACGTACTGTGTGCCTCTCAGAGGTCTGGCTTTTACTAAAAGCCCTACAGGCAAACAAAATTTGGgttgaaatgtggaaaaaagtggGAGAATAATATTGCCAAATAAAGTTGATAATTTCACATCAATTTGCAGAGTTATATCTGTGGGTAGCTGAATGCCACAGagcttaaattttaaacttgaATCACTCATAAAACTCCAGACCTTTTACAGATGAGATTGGACTCACTGCAGCACCAGAGAAATCATTGACATTCCAATCCATGTGCCTTTGGAGTTCTGTTATTGTACAGTTTACTGAATATTCAACTTTCATAAGTTTCCAAATACGTAATTGATTTTGGGGCTTGATTTTGATCTCAATTACACCTGAGATCTATGCTATTACTTTGCTTTTACGTAGCATGTTCATAATTATACGTATGAAGTTACctaaaactgtttcttttccaCTATCTAAATAAAAGCTGTAAGGACACAATTGTGAgatagaaacaaacacaaagatgaTAATACAGACTGGTAATCTGAAAATAACAACGGAGGAATCATTCCAGGTAAGAAAAGAACATGACAGATTCTAGTACATGTaccagtatttttaaattactgaCATCATCAGAGGGCTGGAGGGtatgaaagacttttttttggtCCACGGTTTGTACTTTTCCTTCTCCATTACACTCAGGACATATGGtatgaataaaacatggtgTCCATTTCTTAACTCATGCAGAGCCAAAGTCCACTGCCCTGGACGTACCGGTACCTCTTGCTCAGGAATACAAATATCCCGCTGTAGTGAATTTCCATTTAagttttgtttggaaaatattcTACTCAGATATTTAAACTCGTTGATTCTGGGTGTGttcaagtttgttttgcaaTAGAATAAGGTATGTTCATCTTTTGTGCTCTGAAGTGAAAaagcacaacatttttaaacattaggCCATGAAAAGGTAATTTGACGCCAGTGCTCTTGTAAACTCTAttgaatgttttagattaatctaataTGTgctagaattaaaaaaaaaaacttgttgcATAGTGACAATGCTGGAGTGGGTATCACAGTTTTCTCTCACAAATACTCACATTTATTGTGGTTTCTCCCATATTGAAATAAAGTAAGTTAGCAAGTGAAGAAGCAAAGAACTGTTTGCataaaattgtatatttatCAACTCTACTTAGGGATCAAGAActactttattattttcaagTTCAATTTACTCTTATTTTAAGAGCCACAGCAACCCTACAGCAGAGACATTTGGTAAGTTGTTCTAAGAACAGAACATGTTACGCTACGTATGTGACATCTTTGCAAAATGTTCTCTAAGCTAAgtcagtgacaaaaacaaacaaaaaaaaaaacagaaaaggttctgCGTAGCAAAATAGAGAATCCCCTATCAGTAACCAATAGATTAGTCTATTTGCAGGTATAAACACAGATTCTAATCATTTTCTTGAAAGTCTGCTATTTATAAAATCATCCTTGATGTCTATCATGTTTTTAACTAA contains:
- the LOC111609761 gene encoding piggyBac transposable element-derived protein 3-like; protein product: MPVKLFHTYSRLMRFDDRESRPARRMTDKLAAIREVWDKWVERLPYLYNPEPDVTVDEQLVPFRGCCPFRQYMPSKPAKYGIKSWVASESSYAWKMQVYTGKSTSGCPEKNQGLRVVLDVTEGLRGHNVTCDNFFNSYELGQQLLKRKITMVGTVQKNKPELPPALLGSKEREVFSSKFAFTPTTTLVSYLPKKNKNVVLLSTLHKDGDISDREDRKPIIILE